From one Acidimicrobiales bacterium genomic stretch:
- a CDS encoding LysR family transcriptional regulator has translation MKDPAQPPLPNVSVQQLDYLVAAVEAPTFAEAAGRLGVSASALSQGLAELERRVGIDLFEADGRRRVLRPQAEEVLRYAERVLGQTADLARWAQAQREGRTGPLRVGLIDVAAVEHHPQALRAFRRARPDVDLRLTVAPSGELLDRLARGSLDLAVCVDPAREGFDARPLLDEPMAVYAPDDAAIGPPERWGPWVTFPPGSQTRALIASALRARGAPFEVVADSHQPEVLCEMVRLGIGWTVLPVVQAEKPPAALRRALPEVLVHRRLAAVRRADRPPDPAADALVDTLLELGPAPPLGGAA, from the coding sequence GTGAAGGATCCCGCCCAGCCGCCACTGCCCAACGTGTCGGTGCAGCAGCTCGACTACCTGGTGGCCGCGGTGGAGGCGCCGACCTTCGCCGAGGCGGCCGGCCGCCTCGGGGTGTCCGCCTCGGCGCTGTCGCAGGGGCTGGCGGAGCTGGAGCGCCGGGTGGGCATCGACCTGTTCGAGGCCGACGGCCGGCGCCGGGTGCTCCGCCCCCAGGCCGAGGAGGTGCTGCGCTACGCGGAGCGGGTGCTCGGCCAGACCGCCGACCTCGCCCGCTGGGCCCAGGCGCAGCGGGAGGGTCGCACCGGGCCCCTCCGGGTCGGCCTCATCGACGTCGCCGCCGTCGAGCACCATCCCCAGGCCCTCCGGGCGTTCCGGCGGGCGCGCCCCGACGTCGACCTGCGCCTCACGGTCGCCCCTTCCGGCGAGCTCCTCGACCGCCTCGCCCGCGGCTCGCTCGACCTCGCCGTCTGCGTCGACCCGGCCCGCGAGGGCTTCGACGCCCGCCCTCTGCTCGACGAGCCCATGGCCGTCTACGCCCCCGACGATGCCGCCATCGGGCCGCCCGAGCGGTGGGGGCCCTGGGTCACGTTCCCGCCCGGCTCGCAGACCCGTGCCCTCATCGCGTCGGCGCTGCGCGCCCGGGGTGCCCCGTTCGAGGTCGTCGCCGACTCCCACCAGCCCGAGGTGCTGTGCGAGATGGTGCGCCTCGGCATCGGTTGGACGGTGCTGCCCGTCGTCCAGGCCGAGAAGCCGCCGGCGGCGCTGCGACGGGCCCTTCCGGAGGTCCTCGTCCACCGGCGCCTCGCGGCGGTGCGCCGAGCCGACCGTCCCCCCGACCCGGCCGCCGACGCGCTCGTGGACACGCTGCTCGAGCTCGGTCCCGCCCCGCCGCTGGGCGGCGCCGCGTAG
- a CDS encoding TetR/AcrR family transcriptional regulator yields MSSSGVGTAARGSLTERQAETVARLVETAHGVLVAGGYDGLTVRTVASAAGVAPATAYTYFASKDHLIAEVFWRRLREVPGVDVDQADPPATRVAAALSPVAAMLVGESSVAGAVTTAMLASDPEVRRVRDRIGAALQQRVTDALGADADPAVVRLLGIIISGTMLQAGMGHLSYEDLPGTLAEAAELLLGSADR; encoded by the coding sequence ATGTCCAGTTCGGGGGTCGGAACGGCGGCACGGGGGTCGCTCACGGAGCGGCAGGCCGAGACCGTGGCGCGCCTGGTCGAGACCGCCCACGGGGTGCTGGTCGCCGGCGGGTACGACGGGCTGACCGTGCGCACCGTGGCGTCGGCTGCCGGCGTCGCCCCCGCCACCGCCTACACGTACTTCGCCTCGAAGGACCACCTCATCGCCGAGGTGTTCTGGCGCCGCCTCCGTGAGGTGCCGGGCGTCGACGTCGACCAGGCGGATCCTCCGGCCACTCGAGTCGCCGCTGCGCTCTCCCCTGTCGCCGCGATGCTGGTCGGCGAGTCGTCCGTCGCCGGCGCCGTCACCACGGCGATGCTGGCGTCCGATCCCGAGGTTCGACGGGTTCGCGATCGCATCGGTGCGGCGTTGCAGCAGCGGGTGACCGACGCCCTCGGTGCCGATGCCGATCCCGCGGTGGTGCGCCTGCTGGGCATCATCATCTCGGGGACCATGCTGCAGGCGGGCATGGGTCACCTGTCGTACGAGGACCTGCCCGGGACCCTGGCCGAAGCTGCCGAGCTGCTCCTCGGGAGCGCCGATCGGTGA
- a CDS encoding cytochrome P450: protein MKATAVHYSPYDYEVHDDPYPTYARLRAEAPLYRNDELGFWALSRYADVSAAFRDTTRFSSAYGVTLDELAWGPDAHKTMSFLALDPPRHTRMRALVSRGFTPRRVQDLVPRIEALTAHYLGPALESGSFDLVADFAGKLPMDVISELVGVPESDRAEVRRLADLLVHREEGVLDVPPAGIEAALALYGYYGDMVAERRRRPTADLTTALIESEIDGEGLTDAEVISFLFLLVVAGNETTTKLLANALYWAWRNPGTAERVWADPSLIPGWIEETLRYDNSSQMVARRAAEAIETPHGTIPEGDRVLLLIGSANRDGDVFPEPDRYDIERDTTKAIDTDKLSFGVGRHYCMGASLARLEAAIALRALVAGCAGYHVDAAGVRRVHSVNVRGFAEVPMVVTPR, encoded by the coding sequence GTGAAGGCCACCGCGGTCCACTACAGCCCCTACGACTACGAGGTCCACGACGACCCGTACCCCACGTACGCCCGCCTGCGGGCCGAGGCGCCGCTCTACCGCAACGACGAGCTCGGTTTCTGGGCGCTGTCGCGCTACGCCGACGTGAGCGCCGCATTCCGCGACACCACCCGGTTCTCCAGCGCCTACGGCGTCACCCTCGACGAGCTCGCGTGGGGCCCGGACGCCCACAAGACCATGTCGTTCCTCGCCCTCGACCCGCCGCGCCACACCCGCATGCGGGCGCTCGTCTCGCGTGGCTTCACGCCCAGGCGGGTGCAGGACCTCGTCCCCCGCATCGAGGCCCTCACCGCGCACTACCTGGGCCCGGCGCTCGAGTCGGGCAGCTTCGACCTGGTCGCCGACTTCGCCGGCAAGCTGCCCATGGACGTCATCAGCGAGCTCGTCGGGGTGCCCGAGTCCGACCGGGCCGAGGTCCGCCGCCTCGCCGACCTCCTGGTCCACCGCGAGGAGGGCGTGCTCGACGTGCCCCCGGCGGGCATCGAGGCCGCCCTCGCCCTCTACGGCTACTACGGCGACATGGTGGCCGAGCGGCGCCGCCGGCCCACCGCCGACCTCACCACGGCGCTGATCGAGTCCGAAATCGACGGGGAAGGGCTGACCGACGCCGAGGTCATCAGCTTCCTGTTCCTGCTCGTGGTGGCGGGCAACGAGACCACCACGAAGCTGCTGGCCAACGCCCTCTACTGGGCGTGGCGCAACCCGGGCACCGCGGAGCGGGTCTGGGCCGACCCGAGCCTCATCCCGGGGTGGATCGAGGAGACCCTCCGCTACGACAACTCCTCGCAGATGGTCGCCCGCCGGGCCGCCGAGGCCATCGAGACCCCGCACGGCACCATCCCCGAGGGTGACCGGGTGCTGCTGCTCATCGGCTCGGCCAACCGCGACGGCGACGTGTTCCCCGAGCCCGACCGCTACGACATCGAGCGGGACACCACGAAGGCCATCGACACCGACAAGCTCTCGTTCGGCGTCGGCCGCCACTACTGCATGGGCGCCTCGCTGGCCCGCCTCGAGGCCGCCATCGCCCTGCGGGCCCTGGTGGCGGGGTGTGCCGGCTACCACGTCGACGCCGCGGGCGTCCGCAGAGTCCACTCCGTCAACGTCCGCGGGTTCGCCGAGGTGCCGATGGTGGTGACCCCTCGATGA
- a CDS encoding ECF transporter S component, protein MSTDTSAGVRPPPLADPARRWAARAQPVGVYLLMLVLGVAAFLYPFWLPSESLPDQAHAGDAPLVAALVGALVVAAVTLEVRRGTMNGSTVALLGVLSAASGLLRLLDLPGGGSGIFFLIVLAGAAFGPRFGLLLGICSMAISAVITGGIGPWLPFQMLALGWMGAGAGGIGRLTRRLPPAGEVGVLAVYGWVWGFLYGAIMNLWFWPFALGDGDLAWHPGLTLPETLDRYWSFYVLTSLGWDAAGALANAVLIAVTGVAVLASLRRFAHRLDPVVELEPLPPT, encoded by the coding sequence GTGAGCACCGACACATCGGCGGGGGTGCGGCCGCCCCCGCTCGCGGACCCCGCCCGGCGGTGGGCGGCCCGGGCGCAGCCCGTGGGCGTCTATCTGTTGATGCTGGTGCTCGGCGTGGCCGCCTTCCTGTACCCGTTCTGGCTGCCGAGTGAGTCGCTGCCCGACCAGGCCCACGCCGGCGACGCGCCCCTGGTCGCCGCACTCGTGGGCGCCCTCGTCGTCGCCGCCGTCACCTTGGAGGTGCGCCGGGGCACCATGAACGGCAGTACCGTCGCACTGCTCGGGGTGCTCTCGGCTGCGTCCGGCCTGCTACGGCTGCTCGACCTGCCGGGAGGCGGCAGCGGGATCTTCTTCCTGATCGTCCTGGCCGGCGCCGCCTTCGGTCCGCGGTTCGGTCTGCTGCTCGGTATCTGCTCCATGGCGATCTCGGCGGTGATCACCGGTGGCATCGGGCCGTGGTTGCCGTTCCAGATGCTGGCGCTGGGGTGGATGGGGGCGGGAGCGGGCGGGATCGGCCGGCTGACGCGTCGCCTCCCGCCGGCCGGCGAGGTCGGCGTCCTCGCCGTGTACGGCTGGGTGTGGGGCTTCCTGTACGGGGCGATCATGAACCTCTGGTTCTGGCCCTTCGCCCTCGGCGACGGCGACCTCGCCTGGCACCCGGGCCTCACCCTGCCCGAGACCCTCGACCGGTACTGGTCGTTCTACGTGCTCACCAGCCTCGGGTGGGACGCCGCCGGCGCGCTGGCCAACGCCGTGCTCATCGCCGTCACCGGCGTGGCCGTGCTGGCCAGCCTGCGTCGCTTCGCCCACCGCCTCGATCCCGTCGTCGAGCTGGAGCCCCTCCCCCCGACCTGA
- a CDS encoding inositol-3-phosphate synthase, with translation MASDVPPSPTVAPADGRLGVLCVGLGAVTTTLIAGVELAKRGEGDPVGSLTQMGTIRIGKRTDDNVPKIKDFVPLASLDQIVFGAWDPYPDDAYTAASRAGVLDQGRHLEGIADALRAIKPMPAAFDPSYVKRLEGTNVMASTDKRAMLDQIKADIAAFRDENLCDRLVMIWCGSTEIFIEPGPAHATIEAFEAAIDANDPAIAPSMLYAYAALQEGVPFANGAPNLAVDTPALRMYADEHKVPICGKDFKTGQTMLKTVLAPMLKARMLGLSGWYSTNILGNRDGEVLDDPENFKTKEQSKLGVLEDVLEPERFPELYGDVYHKVRINYYPPRGDNKEGWDNIDLFGWLGYPMQMKVDFLCRDSILAAPLALDLVIFLDLAQRAGLGGIQEWLSFYFKSPQVAPGLYPEHDLFIQLTKLKNTLRWIQGEDPITHLGMDYYLSD, from the coding sequence ATGGCATCCGACGTCCCTCCCTCCCCCACCGTCGCTCCCGCCGACGGCCGTCTCGGCGTCCTCTGCGTGGGCCTCGGCGCCGTCACCACCACGCTCATCGCCGGCGTCGAGCTGGCCAAGCGTGGCGAGGGCGACCCGGTGGGCTCGCTCACCCAGATGGGCACCATCCGCATCGGCAAGCGCACCGACGACAACGTCCCCAAGATCAAGGACTTCGTGCCGCTGGCGTCACTGGACCAGATCGTGTTCGGCGCCTGGGACCCGTACCCGGACGACGCCTACACCGCCGCCAGCCGGGCCGGTGTGCTCGATCAGGGCCGTCACCTCGAGGGCATCGCCGACGCGCTCCGCGCCATCAAGCCCATGCCCGCGGCGTTCGACCCGTCCTACGTCAAGCGCCTCGAGGGCACCAACGTCATGGCCTCCACCGACAAGCGGGCCATGCTCGACCAGATCAAGGCCGACATCGCGGCCTTCCGGGACGAGAACCTGTGCGACCGCCTCGTGATGATCTGGTGTGGCTCCACCGAGATCTTCATCGAGCCAGGCCCGGCCCACGCCACCATCGAGGCCTTCGAGGCCGCCATCGACGCCAACGACCCGGCCATCGCCCCGTCGATGCTCTACGCCTACGCCGCCCTCCAGGAGGGCGTGCCGTTCGCCAACGGAGCCCCCAACCTCGCCGTCGACACGCCGGCGCTGCGCATGTACGCCGACGAGCACAAGGTGCCGATCTGCGGCAAGGACTTCAAGACCGGCCAGACCATGCTGAAGACGGTCCTCGCCCCCATGCTGAAGGCCCGCATGCTCGGCCTCAGCGGCTGGTACTCGACCAACATCCTGGGCAACCGGGACGGCGAGGTGCTCGACGACCCCGAGAACTTCAAGACCAAGGAGCAGTCGAAGCTGGGCGTTCTGGAGGACGTGCTCGAGCCCGAGCGCTTCCCCGAGCTCTACGGCGACGTGTACCACAAGGTCCGCATCAACTACTACCCGCCCCGGGGCGACAACAAGGAGGGCTGGGACAACATCGACCTGTTCGGTTGGCTCGGCTACCCCATGCAGATGAAGGTCGACTTCCTCTGCCGCGACTCGATCCTCGCCGCACCCCTCGCCCTCGACCTGGTGATCTTCCTCGACCTGGCCCAGCGTGCCGGCCTCGGCGGCATCCAGGAGTGGCTGAGCTTCTACTTCAAATCGCCCCAGGTGGCGCCCGGCCTGTACCCCGAGCACGACCTGTTCATCCAGCTCACCAAGCTGAAGAACACCCTCCGCTGGATCCAGGGCGAGGACCCCATCACCCACCTGGGCATGGACTACTACCTGTCGGATTAG
- a CDS encoding DinB family protein: MPDDRNWLATVDEPCDECGFDASAIAESELADAVRALGDAWRGGFVLAAPSITDRPDDVTWSALEYACHTRDVLSVFASRVTLTLAEDDPELGWWDHEAAAVDEAYNQQDPGAVLADLDLNAAHLADVLDAVPGDAWGRAATRRGTERFTIAGMARFCLHEGHHHLRDARLAAAPAN; the protein is encoded by the coding sequence GTGCCCGACGACCGGAACTGGCTGGCGACGGTGGACGAGCCGTGCGACGAATGCGGGTTCGACGCGTCTGCCATCGCCGAGTCCGAGCTCGCCGACGCGGTCCGGGCCCTCGGCGACGCGTGGCGGGGCGGATTCGTGCTCGCCGCGCCCAGCATCACCGATCGTCCGGACGACGTCACCTGGTCAGCGCTCGAGTACGCCTGCCACACCCGGGACGTGCTGTCGGTCTTCGCCAGCCGGGTCACCCTCACGCTCGCTGAGGACGACCCCGAGCTGGGCTGGTGGGACCACGAGGCCGCCGCCGTCGACGAGGCCTACAACCAGCAGGACCCGGGCGCGGTCCTGGCCGACCTCGACCTCAACGCCGCGCACCTCGCCGACGTGCTCGACGCCGTTCCCGGCGACGCGTGGGGTCGGGCCGCCACCCGGCGGGGCACCGAGCGCTTCACCATCGCCGGGATGGCGCGCTTCTGCCTCCACGAGGGCCACCACCACCTGCGCGACGCCCGCCTCGCCGCCGCCCCCGCCAACTGA
- a CDS encoding ATP-binding cassette domain-containing protein: MSDAVTWRGVGFAYPDRDRTLDDVELTLAAGDVAVVVGSSGSGKSTFLRTVNGLVPHTSGGRFRGEVSVLGRSTRDHPPRDLADVVGFVHQDPEAQFVVDHVEHDLAFVLENLGTDAQTMRRRVEEVLDALGIAHLRDRSPTTLSGGERQRCAIAGALASAPEVLVLDEPTSELDPQGAEDVLAAVSRLNADLGTTVLLAEHRLERVAALAHRALRLEGGRIVGDGEPADVVVDYDGAPPVTHLGRLLGWSPLPLTVRDAQVRARADEGRPELTAAFPAPPSPGDVLRSARGLEVRHGGRVALRADAVDVHAGEIVALLGRNGAGKTTLLRALGGLQSPDRGTVGGPGSVSYVPQDPSVLLFSPTVRGELEETLRLRGLPDDGRVDHWLDALRIEGLAERHPRSLSSGERQRVAVAAIAVGGADVLLLDEPTRGIDAPSRHALEAAMREHVADGGAVVLATHDIELAARCATRVLVLGQGEVVADGPAREVLSGSLFAPQVLRVLPPFLTVDEVAAARAAEARP; the protein is encoded by the coding sequence GTGAGCGACGCCGTCACCTGGCGGGGCGTGGGCTTCGCCTACCCCGACCGGGACCGCACCCTCGACGACGTGGAGCTCACCCTCGCCGCCGGCGACGTGGCCGTGGTGGTGGGCTCGTCGGGCTCGGGCAAGAGCACCTTCCTGCGCACGGTGAACGGCCTGGTCCCCCACACCAGCGGAGGACGGTTCCGCGGGGAGGTGTCGGTTCTCGGGCGCTCGACCCGGGACCACCCGCCCCGCGATCTCGCCGACGTCGTGGGCTTCGTCCACCAGGACCCCGAGGCCCAGTTCGTGGTGGACCATGTCGAGCACGACCTGGCCTTCGTGCTCGAGAACCTCGGCACGGACGCCCAGACGATGCGTCGCCGCGTGGAGGAGGTGCTCGACGCACTGGGGATCGCCCACCTCCGTGACCGGTCCCCCACCACGCTGTCGGGGGGCGAGCGTCAACGGTGCGCCATCGCCGGGGCACTGGCCTCCGCCCCCGAGGTGCTCGTGCTCGACGAGCCCACCTCCGAGCTCGACCCGCAGGGCGCGGAGGACGTTCTCGCCGCGGTCAGTCGCCTGAACGCCGATCTCGGCACCACCGTGCTGCTGGCCGAGCACCGCCTCGAGCGGGTGGCTGCCCTGGCCCACCGCGCCCTGCGCCTCGAAGGAGGCCGCATCGTGGGGGACGGCGAGCCGGCCGACGTGGTCGTGGACTACGACGGGGCCCCGCCGGTCACCCACCTGGGCCGCCTCCTGGGGTGGTCCCCCCTGCCTCTGACCGTGCGCGACGCCCAGGTGCGCGCCCGAGCGGACGAGGGGCGTCCCGAGCTCACCGCCGCCTTCCCGGCGCCGCCCAGCCCTGGCGACGTCCTGCGCTCCGCCCGCGGCCTCGAGGTGCGGCACGGCGGCCGGGTCGCGCTGCGGGCCGACGCAGTGGACGTGCACGCCGGCGAGATCGTCGCCCTGCTCGGGCGCAACGGGGCAGGAAAGACCACCCTGCTGCGGGCACTCGGCGGCCTCCAGTCGCCCGACCGCGGCACCGTCGGCGGGCCGGGCTCGGTCTCCTACGTCCCCCAGGACCCCAGCGTGCTGCTGTTCTCGCCCACGGTGCGGGGCGAGCTCGAGGAGACGCTCCGGCTCCGGGGCCTCCCCGACGACGGCCGGGTGGACCACTGGCTGGACGCGTTGCGCATCGAGGGCCTCGCCGAGCGTCATCCCCGGTCGTTGTCGTCCGGGGAGCGCCAGCGGGTGGCCGTCGCCGCGATCGCGGTCGGCGGCGCCGACGTCCTGCTGCTGGACGAGCCCACGCGGGGCATCGACGCGCCGTCGCGCCACGCACTCGAAGCCGCGATGCGCGAACACGTCGCTGACGGCGGAGCGGTGGTCCTGGCCACCCATGACATCGAGCTCGCCGCCCGCTGTGCCACCCGCGTCCTCGTCCTGGGCCAGGGCGAGGTCGTGGCTGACGGCCCGGCCCGCGAGGTGCTCTCGGGCTCGCTGTTCGCCCCGCAGGTGCTGCGGGTGCTGCCGCCCTTCCTCACCGTCGACGAGGTGGCGGCCGCCCGGGCCGCGGAGGCCCGGCCGTGA
- a CDS encoding SDR family oxidoreductase — MSFVAHAERRPAVVTGASSGIGAATARLLAAAGHPVVLGARRLERCEEEAAAIRHAGGEATALRLDMADPASVSAFAAGAVAAYGEVDIVVSNAGDVVPGTSIGTDPDAFAQDITVNFLGAQRLCNALVPAMVERGHGDVVLVSSSILRVPVPGMAAYATAKAGLDTLGRVMRMELEGTGVRVSTVRPGPTLTGMGMTWEPELVESSIATWVERGLIHGEHYLTPDDVAGVIVTVATAPKGVHLALVEVEPEAPVRGKDT; from the coding sequence GTGAGCTTCGTCGCCCACGCCGAGCGCCGCCCGGCGGTCGTCACCGGCGCCTCGTCCGGCATCGGCGCCGCCACGGCCCGCCTCTTGGCCGCCGCCGGCCACCCGGTCGTGCTCGGCGCCCGGCGCCTCGAGCGGTGCGAGGAGGAGGCGGCCGCGATCCGCCACGCCGGCGGGGAGGCCACGGCGCTGCGCCTCGACATGGCCGACCCGGCGTCGGTCTCGGCCTTCGCCGCGGGGGCCGTCGCCGCCTACGGCGAGGTCGACATCGTGGTGTCCAACGCCGGCGACGTCGTGCCGGGCACGTCCATCGGCACCGACCCCGACGCCTTCGCCCAGGACATCACGGTGAACTTCCTGGGCGCCCAGCGGCTGTGCAACGCCCTCGTCCCGGCCATGGTCGAGCGGGGCCACGGCGACGTCGTGCTCGTCAGCTCGTCGATCCTGCGAGTCCCGGTCCCCGGCATGGCCGCCTACGCCACGGCGAAGGCCGGGCTCGACACCCTCGGCCGGGTCATGCGCATGGAGCTGGAGGGCACCGGCGTGCGGGTGTCCACCGTGCGCCCCGGCCCCACCCTCACCGGCATGGGCATGACCTGGGAGCCCGAGCTCGTGGAGTCGTCCATCGCCACCTGGGTGGAGCGGGGGCTCATCCACGGCGAGCACTACCTCACCCCCGACGACGTGGCCGGCGTCATCGTCACCGTGGCCACCGCCCCCAAGGGCGTGCACCTCGCCCTCGTCGAAGTCGAACCCGAAGCACCCGTCCGCGGAAAGGACACCTGA